One window of the Salminus brasiliensis chromosome 1, fSalBra1.hap2, whole genome shotgun sequence genome contains the following:
- the scn4bb gene encoding sodium channel, voltage-gated, type IV, beta b — translation METQKGRKFLPDRRATCLVLIVIFICGIEALEMSTGKIPFLEAVNGSDVLLPCTYASCIGIHNLYFKWEFNDNGTMQKVIDSVIPTDNVEPSSIDIYRERVEFVGSSKSNNVSIIIWNVTFEDAGEYTCFGKNPKEKGKNHSAIFTLYVVDELRVVDNTLTIIIVSCVGGGIALLMIFMLLKNFTLFVLAKLEEKNKECLVSSSGIDNTENGLSGSKSTPKPTPKKA, via the exons ATGGAGACGCAAAAAGGAAGAAAGTTTCTGCCTGACAGAAGAGCCACCTGCCTTGTCCTGATAGTCATCTTCA TATGTGGCATTGAGGCGTTAGAGATGTCCACAGGTAAGATTCCTTTTCTGGAGGCAGTGAACGGAAGTGATGTCCTGCTGCCCTGCACCTACGCCAGCTGCATCGGCATCCATAACCTCTATTTCAAATGGGAGTTCAACGACAACGGCACCATGCAGAAG GTAATTGACTCTGTGATCCCAACTGACAACGTGGAGCCATCATCCATTGATATTTATCGCGAGCGAGTGGAATTTGTGGGCTCCAGCAAGAGCAACAACGTGTCCATAATTATCTGGAACGTGACGTTCGAGGATGCAGGGGAGTACACGTGCTTCGGCAAGAACCCCAAAGAGAAGGGCAAGAACCACAGTGCCATCTTCACCCTCTACGTGGTAGATGAAT TGAGAGTTGTGGACAACACTTTGACCATCATCATTGTCTCCTGTGTTGGAGGCGGTATAGCTTTGCTGATGATCTTCATGCTGCTCAAGAACTTCACACTCTTCGTCCTCGCCAAGCTTGAGGAGAAAAA TAAGGAGTGCCTTGTCTCGTCTTCAGGGATCGACAACACAGAAAATGGTCTGTCAGGCTCCAAATCCACACCTAAACCCACACCAAAGAAAGCATGA